CAGCTTCCGGGATGGAATGGAATATGCCCATATTTCTTTGTCCTTTGACAGGATTCTGCTATTTCAGCAGCATTTATATCAGCACTTTGTTCCTCACTGCTGTCAGCATCGAGCGCTATCTTGGGGTGGCCTACCCCATTAAGTATAAACTTCATCGAAAGCCAGAGTACGCCGTATTCGCTAGCATTTGCTTCTGGTTTGTTGCCTGCGGTCATTGCAGTATTGTCTACATCATTCAGTACAGCGTAGCGGGCAATGCCACAGTTTCCAATGGAACGAAATGCTATGAGGACTTTTCGAAAGAACAGCTGAAGATACTGCTGCCGGTGCGTCTGGAGTTAGGAGTTGCCCTCTTCTTTATTCCATTTATAATAACGCTTTACTGCTACATCAACTTTGTGAGGATACTGATGTCTCTGCCCAAcatccaaaaaaagagaaaacagagaGCCATCGGCTTGGCCATCGCCACCCTCGCCAACTTCTGCATCTGCTTTGCTCCCTACAATATCTCCCACATTGTTGGCTTTGTGGAAAACAGGAGCCCGGATTGGAGGGTGGATGCCTTGCTCCTGAGTACATTCAATGCCACCCTGGACCCAGTTGTGTTCTATTTCACGTCTACGACAGTccggaaaacattttttgacttTTTGGCAGTCATCTTACAAAAATTAGGAAAAATGTGCCCCTGTAAGAAATTCTATCCCTCTTCAGATGACCCTCCATATAGCGAAAGCAATCTTGACAGGTCCTCTACCTAAGATTTCTAAGGCTATTCTCACCTCTCACAGGAGACATGGACAAGGTGTTCAGCTCTGGAGCCCTACAAAGCGtgaaaaatgaatgcagcttgGGTTGCAGGGTGCAAGATGGTCTTCTTTTTCTACATGTCTAAAACCTGCTCTAAGTTATGTCTTCTAAAATGAGTAATGGTGTTAGGAGTGCTACACGTATCTAAGCTTGAGGGTTCTTGAGGAACAGTGACTGAGCAATGGACTCAGGATCTTTTGTTAAAGcttgaccaggggcggactgaccatttgggccctcgggcactgcccaagggccccatgccactagggggccccgtcagggttgccagcctcagtaaaaccagggagagTATGTAAcaatttgtgtttttaaaaaaaatcccaagattatagctgccctgcctctccagtgccttctcagtgtgtgtatgtgtattctgtgtgtatgtatactgtgtgtgtgtgtgtgtgtgtgtgtgtgtatactgtgtatgtatactgtatgtgggtgtgtatactgtgtatgtatactgtatgtgtgtatactgtgtggccccataatctattgcctgggggccccataatctcctattgcccgggactccataatctcttattgcccagggggcccataatctcctattgcccgggaccccataatctcttattgcccagggggcccataatctcctattgcccgggggccccatgagttgtcagtccacccctgagctAGACAGATTATGGGTATACGAATTTTCTAATTCTCTCTAAGTGATACTATTGATGCTGATGTTGATAAGTGTAAAAATACCGAGAGGCATTTATCTCTACAGGAAAAGGTAAACCACACATATCAGAAACTAGTTGCATTACTGAGCTAAAACGTGCAATTCGTGATTCCTGAGATGTACAAACCCAATTCTCGTGAAAACTGGACTGTTTTgcaaactaaagccctgtacacacgggcaagaatctcgtcaggaaaaacctgtcgttttccctgacaagattcttggcaagaatctcttgccgtccgagtgtacagactcttgtTTCAAAAGagccgcggttctcttgaaaggaaagaaggcggtgacgtcatcgcatgCGACGagcttgtcacattcaatgccatcgccaccatcttgcttcaccctacctatgccgtggaagctaccgcgcatgcgtcaaagtcatttcgagcatgcgcgggtttccacggcgacaggtaagtatgcaccctctcgggtttctcatcgggaaacaggccgacaagaatctcggttagaaaaaagagagcaggttctcttttttttctcgtcgagattctagcCAGATTTCCAGACAAGGAACcggaatgcctcgtacacacgaacgggaatctcggcaaaaagcagttttcttgctggttcttgcagagaaaaccggtcgtgtgtacgaggctttagggctgAGCTTCTGTGTTTGAATGACTGGCTTAGCTTAAAATGCTctgagacttatgccgcgtacacacgaccatttttaatggtctagaaaaaacaacgttttttttcaaccgatgccttgcctacacacgatcgtgaaaataaaatgctccaggaaagcgcggtgacttacaacacgtatgacggcactataaaggggaagttccattcggatggcgccaccctttggtgagagacgattttcgcttttcagtcttcgagcttttcagtctgttacagcgtgacaaatgtgctatctccattatgaacgctagttttaccagaacgagcaataccgtctcttaacttgcttctgagcatgcccgttaatttcacatcgttaaagcccacacacgaccatttttcaataatttgtttccacattgacttcgatgggatgcaataccgcatgtggccagaggtgggggggcaccggagagcctcggaaatggccgaaaag
This sequence is a window from Rana temporaria chromosome 10, aRanTem1.1, whole genome shotgun sequence. Protein-coding genes within it:
- the LOC120915999 gene encoding free fatty acid receptor 2-like; the protein is MNLTAAMSAESSGSSTTSLVLRGQHTYIVLAIYIVTFTTGLPFNLLAFYAFLVKVRKKPSPVDILLLNLTISDLLLLMFLPLKMQEAASGMEWNMPIFLCPLTGFCYFSSIYISTLFLTAVSIERYLGVAYPIKYKLHRKPEYAVFASICFWFVACGHCSIVYIIQYSVAGNATVSNGTKCYEDFSKEQLKILLPVRLELGVALFFIPFIITLYCYINFVRILMSLPNIQKKRKQRAIGLAIATLANFCICFAPYNISHIVGFVENRSPDWRVDALLLSTFNATLDPVVFYFTSTTVRKTFFDFLAVILQKLGKMCPCKKFYPSSDDPPYSESNLDRSST